Proteins encoded by one window of Collimonas fungivorans:
- the rlmN gene encoding 23S rRNA (adenine(2503)-C(2))-methyltransferase RlmN has translation MTALTNLLDLDPAQLTAYCGELGEKPFRAKQLLRWIHQFGAHDFDAMTDLAKSLRDKLATRAMIAAPAVISDHTSTDGTRKWLLDVGQGNAVETVFIPEENRGTLCISTQAGCAVNCRFCSTGKQGFSRNLTVGEIIGQLWMAEFELRKSKGIEPGHKGERQITNVVMMGMGEPLLNYEPTVTALKLMLDDNAYGLSRRRVTLSTSGVVPMIDKLSQDCAVAMAVSLHASNDTLRDGLVPLNKKYPLRDLMAACKRYLEFAPRDFITFEYCMLDGVNDTDAHARELIALVQGHAGGPAVPCKFNLIPFNPFPESGLKRSNNPRIKAFAQILMDAGIVTTVRKTRGDDIDAACGQLAGEVQDRTRVQERMQKMTEYQQKFGKNFGRIIEVSQ, from the coding sequence ATGACTGCTCTCACCAACCTGCTGGATCTGGATCCCGCACAACTGACCGCCTATTGCGGCGAGTTGGGTGAGAAGCCGTTTCGTGCAAAACAACTGCTGCGCTGGATTCATCAATTCGGCGCACACGATTTCGATGCAATGACCGATTTGGCCAAGTCATTGCGTGACAAGCTGGCGACCCGGGCCATGATCGCCGCTCCCGCAGTGATCAGCGATCACACCTCGACCGACGGCACCCGCAAGTGGCTGCTCGATGTCGGCCAGGGCAATGCGGTGGAGACGGTGTTCATCCCCGAAGAGAACCGCGGCACCCTGTGCATTTCGACCCAGGCCGGCTGCGCGGTGAATTGCCGCTTCTGTTCCACCGGCAAGCAAGGTTTCAGCCGTAACCTGACAGTCGGTGAAATCATCGGCCAGCTGTGGATGGCCGAGTTTGAACTGCGTAAATCGAAGGGCATCGAGCCCGGCCATAAAGGCGAGCGCCAGATCACCAACGTCGTGATGATGGGCATGGGCGAACCCTTGCTGAACTACGAACCGACTGTGACCGCGCTCAAGCTGATGCTGGACGATAACGCCTATGGCCTGTCGCGCCGCCGCGTGACCTTGTCCACCAGCGGAGTGGTGCCGATGATCGACAAGCTGTCGCAGGATTGCGCGGTGGCGATGGCGGTATCGCTGCACGCCTCCAACGATACCTTGCGCGACGGCCTGGTGCCGCTCAACAAGAAATACCCGCTGCGCGACCTGATGGCTGCCTGCAAGCGCTACCTGGAGTTTGCGCCGCGCGATTTCATCACCTTTGAATATTGCATGCTGGACGGCGTCAACGATACCGACGCCCACGCCCGCGAGCTGATCGCCCTGGTGCAGGGCCACGCAGGCGGGCCGGCCGTGCCTTGCAAATTCAACCTGATCCCGTTCAATCCTTTCCCTGAATCGGGATTGAAGCGCTCCAACAATCCGCGCATCAAGGCCTTCGCCCAGATCCTGATGGACGCCGGCATCGTCACCACCGTGCGCAAGACGCGCGGCGACGATATCGACGCCGCCTGCGGCCAGCTCGCCGGCGAAGTGCAGGACCGGACGCGGGTGCAGGAACGCATGCAGAAAATGACCGAATATCAGCAGAAATTCGGAAAGAACTTTGGCCGTATCATCGAGGTGTCTCAGTGA
- a CDS encoding peptidoglycan DD-metalloendopeptidase family protein yields the protein MKKTRFIALGLMVGTLAACTTPRTPAPVVERRPGGSGAVATGTAPETPRAAEGRGSYTVKQGDTLYRIALEFGQSYRDIVAWNKLDNANDIKVGQVLRVQPPDSSSGPAGGAQIGSVASGSGVEVRSLGSAPSAAAVASGGNKSGPRGDKRPYSDSALAELQKPDVASSETPKAAATPAVAAPAAAAGSTAATAAPASGDEDKVDWMWPAEGKQVGAFDQGKKGIDIAGKAGQNVVAAAGGKVMYAGSGIRGYGNLVIIKHTSNLLSAYAHNKSILVKEGQTVSKGQKIAEMGNSDSDAVKLHFEIRQQGKPVDPSKFLPSR from the coding sequence ATGAAGAAAACTCGCTTTATAGCTTTGGGATTAATGGTAGGCACGCTTGCCGCATGTACCACTCCGCGCACTCCGGCGCCGGTAGTCGAACGGCGGCCAGGCGGCAGCGGCGCGGTAGCTACCGGGACTGCGCCCGAAACGCCGCGGGCCGCTGAAGGACGCGGCTCTTATACCGTGAAGCAGGGCGACACCCTGTACCGGATCGCGCTTGAATTCGGCCAGAGCTATCGCGATATCGTGGCCTGGAACAAGCTGGACAACGCCAACGACATCAAGGTCGGCCAGGTGCTGCGGGTGCAGCCTCCTGACAGCAGTTCAGGACCGGCCGGCGGCGCCCAGATCGGCAGCGTAGCTTCCGGCTCGGGAGTCGAGGTGCGTTCTTTGGGATCCGCACCATCAGCAGCGGCTGTCGCCAGCGGCGGCAACAAGAGCGGACCGCGCGGCGACAAGCGCCCGTATTCCGACAGCGCCCTGGCTGAGTTGCAAAAGCCCGATGTTGCGTCCAGCGAAACGCCTAAAGCGGCTGCAACGCCGGCCGTGGCGGCGCCTGCCGCAGCTGCCGGCAGCACCGCCGCGACAGCTGCGCCGGCAAGCGGCGATGAAGACAAGGTCGACTGGATGTGGCCGGCCGAAGGCAAGCAGGTCGGCGCTTTCGACCAGGGCAAGAAAGGCATCGATATTGCCGGCAAGGCCGGGCAGAATGTGGTCGCCGCGGCCGGCGGCAAGGTAATGTATGCCGGCAGCGGCATTCGCGGCTACGGTAATCTGGTTATCATCAAACATACCAGCAACTTGTTGTCCGCTTACGCGCATAATAAGAGCATCCTGGTGAAAGAGGGGCAGACGGTGAGCAAGGGCCAGAAAATTGCCGAGATGGGTAATTCGGACAGCGATGCGGTCAAGCTGCATTTCGAAATCCGCCAGCAAGGCAAACCTGTGGATCCATCGAAATTCTTACCTAGTCGATAA
- a CDS encoding protein-L-isoaspartate(D-aspartate) O-methyltransferase, whose protein sequence is MTDKAKRFPLTLSSVVDKKPGADQNKRSVATPQTATKNAAWENSRPAPRTAAGTPPLAPAGKAMARPAQSASHVDRSGSMVSDGVRKAMVDRVARQGVSDAKVLAAMEAVPRHMFMEPGMSSQAYIDASLPIGHHQTISQPYIVARMIEIMRDNQQGGVLNRVLEIGTGCGYQAAVLSQVAKEVYSIERIKPLHELARSNLRPLRIGNIRLHYGDGMLGLPQVAPFDGIILAAAGLEVPQALLDQMTIGGRLVAPVGARHQVLQLIQRTGKFDWTSTTLEDCHFVPLRAGTV, encoded by the coding sequence ATGACCGACAAGGCCAAGCGTTTTCCGCTGACGCTGTCGTCGGTCGTCGACAAGAAGCCAGGCGCCGACCAGAACAAGCGCAGCGTAGCCACGCCGCAGACGGCAACAAAAAATGCCGCCTGGGAGAACTCTCGGCCGGCGCCGCGGACTGCCGCCGGCACGCCGCCGCTGGCGCCGGCAGGCAAGGCGATGGCGCGGCCGGCACAGAGTGCGAGCCATGTCGACCGCTCAGGCTCGATGGTATCCGACGGCGTGCGCAAAGCCATGGTGGACCGGGTCGCCAGGCAGGGCGTTAGCGACGCCAAGGTGCTGGCGGCGATGGAAGCCGTGCCGCGCCACATGTTCATGGAACCGGGCATGTCGAGCCAGGCATACATCGATGCTTCGCTGCCGATCGGCCACCACCAGACCATTTCGCAGCCGTATATCGTGGCGCGCATGATAGAGATCATGCGCGACAACCAGCAAGGCGGGGTCTTGAACCGGGTGCTGGAAATCGGCACCGGCTGCGGTTACCAGGCGGCGGTGCTGTCCCAGGTTGCGAAGGAAGTCTATTCGATAGAGCGGATCAAGCCCTTGCACGAACTGGCAAGAAGCAACTTGCGTCCGCTGCGGATCGGCAACATCCGTTTGCATTACGGAGATGGTATGCTTGGGCTGCCGCAGGTGGCGCCTTTCGACGGTATCATCCTGGCTGCAGCCGGCCTTGAAGTGCCGCAGGCATTGCTGGACCAGATGACGATCGGCGGCCGCCTGGTGGCTCCGGTCGGCGCCCGTCACCAGGTACTGCAGCTGATCCAGCGAACCGGTAAATTTGATTGGACCAGCACCACACTGGAAGACTGCCATTTTGTGCCTTTGCGTGCTGGAACGGTTTGA
- the rpoS gene encoding RNA polymerase sigma factor RpoS produces the protein MSKRPTDHQDDELDDASERIADDGQEDVDAVAAEQDVDDEVVVDGVVVVVDGVEELKKVLAAELSTDTTQHYLNQIGTRPLLSVTEEVHFATLAKQGNFEARQKMIEHNLRLVVSIAKHYINRGVALLDLIEEGNLGLMRAIDKFEPERGFRFSTYATWWIRQSIERAIMNQARTVRLPVHMVRELNQILRAKYHLEAQHHDGKDASAEDIAHLVDRPVEDVQDVLALSEHAASLDAPLDQDPLASLMDLLPSATEENPDSRAEQQEMSILVRVWLEKLTDKQRNVIMRRFGLDNDDPSTLEELAAEIGVTRERVRQIQQEALLKLKRLLGAKGVGKDSFL, from the coding sequence ATGAGCAAACGGCCGACAGATCATCAGGATGACGAGCTTGACGATGCATCGGAGCGGATTGCCGATGACGGGCAAGAGGATGTTGATGCTGTCGCCGCCGAGCAGGACGTCGACGACGAGGTCGTGGTCGATGGCGTGGTGGTGGTGGTCGACGGCGTCGAGGAGCTGAAGAAAGTCCTGGCCGCCGAGCTGTCGACCGACACCACGCAGCACTACCTGAACCAGATCGGCACCCGGCCGCTGCTGTCTGTGACCGAAGAAGTGCATTTCGCCACCCTGGCGAAACAAGGCAATTTCGAAGCCCGGCAGAAAATGATCGAGCACAACCTGCGGCTGGTGGTTTCGATCGCCAAGCACTACATCAACCGCGGCGTCGCCTTGCTTGACCTGATCGAGGAAGGCAATCTCGGCCTGATGCGGGCGATCGACAAATTCGAGCCTGAGCGCGGTTTCCGTTTCTCTACTTACGCCACCTGGTGGATACGCCAGAGCATCGAGCGCGCCATCATGAACCAGGCGCGCACCGTGCGCTTGCCGGTGCACATGGTGCGTGAACTGAACCAGATCCTGCGCGCCAAATACCACCTGGAAGCGCAGCATCACGATGGCAAGGACGCCAGCGCCGAAGATATCGCCCACCTGGTCGACCGGCCGGTGGAAGATGTGCAGGATGTGCTGGCCTTGTCCGAGCACGCGGCGTCGCTGGATGCGCCGCTGGACCAGGATCCGCTGGCCAGCTTGATGGACCTGCTGCCGAGCGCCACCGAGGAAAATCCCGATTCGCGCGCCGAACAGCAGGAAATGTCGATCCTGGTGCGGGTCTGGCTGGAAAAGCTGACCGACAAGCAGCGTAACGTCATCATGCGCCGTTTCGGCCTGGACAACGACGACCCTTCGACGCTGGAAGAACTGGCGGCCGAAATCGGCGTCACCCGCGAGCGGGTGCGGCAGATTCAGCAGGAGGCGCTGCTCAAGCTGAAACGCTTGCTGGGCGCCAAAGGCGTCGGCAAAGACTCCTTTCTTTAA
- the pilW gene encoding type IV pilus biogenesis/stability protein PilW — protein sequence MIEKASSKLGSWQGRLVFAAAALSLLAGLSACTSPPLSSDSEGGSRRELATSSDQTEAQRRAGIRLQLAVGYYEQHQLEVALDEIKQALAADPELADAYSVRGLIYMGMSENRLADDNFQRALRLSPNNPDYANNYGWFLCQNGRAKESIVHFETALKSRNYQSPAKALTNAGVCSLKFNDTVAAQRYLSQAFQFDASNPLTNAKLAQLAYDRNDYEKARFYIGLVLKTDVQNAEALWTAIKVERKLGDTAAEASLVTQLRRRFGGSPEFAAYQRGAFNE from the coding sequence GTGATAGAAAAAGCAAGTAGCAAGCTCGGGAGCTGGCAAGGCCGGCTGGTGTTCGCCGCGGCCGCGTTGTCGTTATTGGCCGGCTTGAGTGCTTGCACCAGCCCGCCGCTCAGCAGTGACAGCGAGGGTGGTTCGCGCCGCGAACTGGCTACCAGTTCGGACCAGACTGAAGCTCAGCGCCGCGCCGGCATTCGCTTGCAGCTGGCGGTCGGTTATTACGAGCAGCACCAGCTGGAAGTTGCGCTGGACGAGATCAAGCAGGCCCTGGCGGCAGATCCTGAACTGGCCGACGCGTATAGCGTGCGCGGGCTGATCTACATGGGCATGTCTGAAAACCGCCTGGCCGACGACAATTTCCAGCGCGCCTTGCGGCTGTCACCGAACAATCCGGATTATGCCAACAACTATGGCTGGTTCCTGTGCCAGAACGGCCGCGCCAAGGAATCGATAGTGCATTTCGAGACGGCGCTGAAAAGCCGCAATTACCAGTCGCCGGCAAAAGCGCTGACCAACGCCGGTGTCTGCAGCCTCAAATTCAACGATACCGTGGCGGCGCAGCGTTACCTGTCGCAGGCGTTCCAGTTCGACGCCAGCAATCCTCTGACCAACGCCAAGCTGGCGCAGCTGGCGTATGACCGCAACGATTATGAAAAGGCCCGGTTTTATATCGGCCTCGTATTAAAAACCGATGTGCAGAATGCGGAAGCATTGTGGACAGCTATCAAAGTGGAGCGAAAGTTGGGTGACACAGCTGCAGAGGCAAGTTTGGTGACGCAATTGCGCCGTCGTTTTGGCGGCTCCCCGGAATTCGCAGCTTATCAGCGCGGGGCGTTTAATGAGTGA
- the surE gene encoding 5'/3'-nucleotidase SurE → MKILISNDDGYLAPGIIALADALAPIAEIVVVAPDSNRSGSSNSLTLDRPLSVQRAENGFYFVNGTPSDCVHIALTGLLNFRPDLIVSGINQGQNMGDDTLYSGTVAAATEGFLFGIPAIAFSQLHKGWDELETAAMVAREIVERRFGNLPQPYLLNVNIPNLPYDQLKPVLATRLGKRHESEAVIKDKDPHGRDIYWIGPPGAARDAGEGTDFHATANGHVSITPLQIDLTHAAQLAALRKDLS, encoded by the coding sequence ATGAAAATTTTGATCAGCAACGATGATGGCTACCTGGCGCCGGGCATCATCGCCTTGGCGGATGCACTGGCGCCGATAGCCGAAATCGTGGTGGTAGCCCCCGACAGCAATCGCTCCGGCTCATCCAATTCGCTGACCCTGGATCGCCCTTTATCCGTGCAACGTGCCGAAAACGGTTTCTATTTTGTCAATGGAACGCCATCTGACTGCGTACACATTGCCTTGACCGGCTTGCTGAATTTTCGACCGGATCTGATCGTCTCCGGCATTAACCAAGGCCAGAACATGGGCGACGACACGCTGTATTCCGGCACCGTTGCGGCGGCCACCGAAGGTTTCCTGTTCGGCATTCCGGCCATCGCTTTTTCGCAGTTGCACAAAGGCTGGGACGAGCTGGAAACGGCGGCCATGGTGGCGCGGGAAATCGTCGAACGCCGCTTCGGCAACCTGCCGCAGCCCTACCTGCTGAACGTGAATATTCCCAACCTGCCTTACGACCAGCTGAAACCGGTATTGGCGACCCGCCTGGGAAAGCGGCACGAATCGGAAGCTGTCATCAAGGACAAGGATCCGCACGGCCGCGACATATACTGGATCGGTCCGCCGGGCGCGGCGCGCGATGCCGGCGAGGGCACCGATTTCCATGCGACCGCCAACGGCCATGTTTCGATTACTCCCTTGCAGATAGATCTGACCCATGCGGCGCAGCTGGCCGCGCTGAGGAAAGATTTGTCATGA
- a CDS encoding helix-turn-helix domain-containing protein, with amino-acid sequence MSEPEQLKITDADSGEDAVVPATASSEPLSLGAQLGGRREELGWSVQDVASHLKLAPRQIDAMEKDNYAALPTMVMTRGFIRSYAKLLGLDAAALLATIAPPATARATVSVVHGSPLSTPFSESRFSLMGRNKFAYKWLVVLAVLLLLLAVAIRLDVLPVVQNTLQSLAEKSAAAGSTASTEDKDKTAAPAVETQAADTAANAALTATPAPAASAAAVSETGVNAVPANTQIANPATASGGELNLNFRQDSWVEIKRADNTVLVSRLAKAGSTETVDMSQPVNIIIGNLAGVDATLRGVPVDLKAGSKTNVARLTLK; translated from the coding sequence ATGAGTGAGCCTGAACAGCTGAAAATCACCGATGCCGATTCTGGCGAGGACGCAGTAGTTCCCGCAACTGCCAGCTCCGAACCGCTTTCGCTCGGCGCGCAACTGGGCGGCAGGCGGGAAGAGCTGGGCTGGTCGGTGCAGGACGTGGCCAGCCACCTGAAGCTGGCGCCGCGTCAGATCGACGCCATGGAAAAGGACAATTACGCTGCTTTGCCGACCATGGTGATGACGCGCGGTTTCATCCGTTCCTATGCAAAATTGCTGGGCCTGGATGCAGCCGCCTTGCTGGCGACCATCGCACCGCCGGCAACGGCGCGAGCGACAGTCAGCGTAGTGCATGGCAGCCCGTTGTCGACGCCTTTCTCGGAGTCCCGCTTCAGCTTGATGGGGCGTAATAAATTTGCCTATAAGTGGCTGGTGGTGCTGGCCGTGCTGCTGTTGCTGCTGGCGGTGGCGATACGGCTGGACGTGTTGCCGGTGGTGCAGAACACGTTGCAGTCGCTGGCTGAAAAATCAGCTGCTGCGGGCAGTACGGCAAGCACGGAAGACAAGGATAAGACTGCTGCGCCTGCAGTCGAAACGCAGGCGGCAGATACGGCAGCCAATGCGGCCTTGACTGCCACACCGGCTCCCGCTGCGAGTGCGGCGGCGGTGTCCGAGACCGGCGTCAATGCGGTCCCGGCGAACACCCAGATAGCGAACCCGGCCACGGCCAGCGGCGGCGAGCTGAACCTGAACTTCCGCCAGGACTCATGGGTCGAAATCAAACGCGCTGACAACACCGTGCTGGTTTCGCGCCTGGCCAAGGCCGGCAGTACGGAAACAGTCGACATGTCGCAGCCGGTCAATATCATTATCGGCAATCTTGCCGGCGTCGACGCGACGCTGCGCGGTGTGCCGGTGGACTTGAAGGCCGGTTCGAAAACCAATGTGGCCAGATTGACCCTGAAATAA
- the rlmD gene encoding 23S rRNA (uracil(1939)-C(5))-methyltransferase RlmD, translating to MQQDTIDIKSLDMDARGIGHLQNEDGSQGKVIFVEGALPGERVSFLSYRKKPKWEAATMTALHKESVLRVRPQCPVFGMCGGCAMQHLEPTAQVAIKQRVLEDNLWHIGKVKAESMLRPIYGPTWGYRYRARISVRNVPKKGGVLVGFHERKSSFITDMKTCEILPANVSAMLVPLRHLIGSLSLIDQIPQIELAVGEGPQGKVTALVLRIMAAPTADDEVKLKAFADQYQVNWWLQTAGPDSAYPFYPAQGELYYTLPEFGVRMPFKPTDFTQVNHQINRVLVARALRLLDVQPHERVADLFCGLGNFTLPLATQAQQVVGIEGSQALINRAGENAAVNQLSDKTTFHCRNLFEASAEDFVALGKFDRMLIDPPRDGAAAVCEALVGLAAIDPALMPKRIVYVSCNPSTLARDAGLLIAGGYRLSQAGVVNMFPHTAHVESIAVFDMP from the coding sequence ATGCAACAAGACACTATCGATATCAAATCCCTAGACATGGATGCGCGCGGCATCGGCCATCTGCAAAATGAAGACGGCAGCCAGGGCAAGGTCATTTTTGTCGAAGGCGCCTTGCCGGGCGAGCGGGTGAGTTTCCTGTCGTATCGCAAGAAGCCGAAATGGGAGGCGGCCACCATGACTGCCTTGCACAAGGAATCGGTGTTGCGGGTGAGGCCGCAGTGTCCGGTATTCGGCATGTGCGGCGGCTGCGCCATGCAGCACCTGGAGCCGACGGCGCAGGTGGCGATCAAGCAGCGCGTGCTGGAAGACAACCTGTGGCATATCGGCAAGGTCAAGGCGGAATCGATGCTGCGGCCGATTTACGGCCCGACCTGGGGTTATCGTTACCGCGCCCGCATTTCAGTGCGCAACGTGCCGAAAAAGGGCGGTGTGCTGGTCGGTTTCCATGAAAGGAAATCCTCTTTCATCACCGACATGAAGACCTGCGAAATATTGCCGGCGAATGTGTCGGCGATGCTGGTGCCGCTGCGCCACCTGATCGGTTCGCTGAGCCTGATCGACCAGATTCCGCAGATCGAACTGGCGGTGGGCGAGGGGCCGCAAGGCAAGGTTACCGCGCTGGTGCTGCGCATCATGGCGGCGCCGACGGCCGACGATGAGGTCAAGCTGAAGGCGTTTGCCGACCAATACCAGGTGAACTGGTGGCTGCAAACCGCCGGCCCCGACAGCGCCTATCCGTTTTATCCGGCACAGGGCGAGCTGTATTACACCTTGCCGGAATTCGGCGTGCGGATGCCTTTCAAGCCCACCGATTTCACCCAGGTGAACCATCAGATCAACCGGGTGCTGGTGGCGCGCGCCTTGCGCCTGCTGGACGTGCAGCCGCACGAGCGGGTGGCTGACCTGTTTTGCGGCCTGGGGAATTTCACCTTGCCGCTGGCTACCCAGGCGCAGCAGGTGGTCGGCATCGAAGGCAGCCAGGCCCTGATCAACCGTGCCGGCGAAAATGCCGCGGTCAACCAGTTATCGGATAAAACCACTTTTCATTGCCGCAACCTGTTTGAGGCGAGCGCCGAGGATTTTGTCGCGCTGGGCAAATTCGACCGGATGCTGATCGACCCGCCGCGCGACGGTGCGGCGGCAGTGTGTGAAGCTCTGGTCGGCCTGGCGGCAATCGACCCGGCATTGATGCCGAAGCGGATTGTGTACGTTTCCTGCAACCCGTCGACCCTGGCGCGCGACGCCGGTTTGCTGATCGCCGGCGGTTATCGCCTGAGCCAGGCCGGGGTGGTGAACATGTTTCCGCATACGGCGCATGTGGAATCGATTGCGGTGTTCGACATGCCTTGA
- a CDS encoding Bax inhibitor-1/YccA family protein: MNPNLQPTYSPGSTALSAQHRVLRNTYWLLALSMLPTIAGAWLGVQMDFSFFRNSPLIGFMAFMAVAFGFFYAIEKTKNTGWGVLLLLGFTFFMGLMLSRLIGHTLVGFSNGASLIMMAFGGTASVFVVMASIATVSKRDFSNMGKWLFAGVVVLLLASLANVFLQIPALYLAVSVIAIAIFSAYILYDVQRIINGGETNYISATLSLYLDVYNIFVNLLSLLGIFGGNRN, encoded by the coding sequence ATGAACCCGAACCTGCAACCGACCTACTCGCCCGGCAGCACCGCGCTGAGCGCACAGCACCGCGTACTGCGCAACACGTACTGGCTGCTGGCCCTGTCCATGTTGCCGACGATTGCGGGCGCGTGGCTGGGTGTACAGATGGACTTCAGTTTCTTCAGAAACAGTCCGCTGATCGGCTTCATGGCTTTCATGGCCGTGGCGTTTGGTTTCTTTTATGCAATTGAAAAGACCAAGAACACCGGCTGGGGCGTATTGCTTCTGCTCGGTTTCACCTTCTTCATGGGCCTGATGCTGTCGCGCCTGATCGGCCATACGCTGGTCGGCTTCTCCAACGGCGCCTCGCTGATCATGATGGCTTTCGGCGGCACCGCCAGCGTGTTTGTAGTCATGGCAAGCATCGCCACGGTCAGCAAGCGCGATTTCTCGAACATGGGGAAATGGCTGTTCGCCGGCGTCGTGGTGCTGCTGCTGGCATCGCTGGCCAATGTTTTCCTGCAGATACCGGCGCTTTACCTGGCGGTATCGGTGATCGCCATTGCGATTTTCTCGGCCTACATCCTGTATGACGTGCAGCGCATCATCAACGGCGGCGAGACCAATTACATCTCGGCGACGCTAAGCCTGTACCTGGATGTCTACAACATCTTTGTCAACCTGCTGTCGCTGCTGGGGATTTTCGGCGGCAACCGGAACTAA
- the ndk gene encoding nucleoside-diphosphate kinase — translation MAIERTLSIIKPDAVAKNVIGQIYTRFENAGLKIVAARMTHLSRAEAEGFYAVHSARPFFKDLVDFMISGPVMIQALEGENAVLKHRDLMGATDPKKAEKGTIRADFADSIDANAVHGSDAVEAAKVEIAYFFPA, via the coding sequence ATGGCAATTGAACGCACCCTGTCGATTATCAAACCGGACGCAGTGGCAAAGAACGTAATCGGTCAAATTTACACCCGTTTTGAAAACGCTGGCCTGAAAATCGTTGCTGCCCGCATGACGCACCTGTCGCGCGCAGAAGCTGAAGGTTTCTACGCGGTTCACAGCGCACGTCCTTTCTTCAAGGATCTGGTCGATTTCATGATCTCCGGCCCAGTGATGATCCAAGCGCTGGAAGGCGAAAACGCAGTACTGAAGCACCGCGACCTGATGGGCGCAACCGATCCTAAGAAGGCAGAAAAAGGCACTATCCGTGCTGACTTCGCTGACTCGATCGACGCTAACGCAGTGCACGGTTCGGACGCAGTGGAAGCGGCGAAAGTCGAAATCGCCTATTTCTTCCCGGCGTAA
- the hisS gene encoding histidine--tRNA ligase produces MSENKKAEKIVGVKGMNDVLPADAALWELFENTVESVLKSYGFQKIRTPIVEPTALFARGLGAVTDIVEKEMYSFTDAMNGDNLTLRPESTAGVVRAAIEHNLTYDGPKRLWYSGPMFRHERPQRGRYRQFHQVGAEALGFTGPDIDAELIMLCQRLWDDLGLQDVKLQLNSIGDAEERNRHRTDLITYFEQHKELLDADAQRRLHSNPLRILDTKNPAMQEMVNGAPQLLSYLGTESLAHFEGVQKILNYNNIPFTINPRLVRGMDYYNRTVFEWVTDQLGSQGTVCGGGRYDPLVEMFGGKPTPACGFAMGIERLLELMRANGEQAVRNECDVYLVHQGEAAQLQSFVLAERLRNAGLDVVLHCASANAGGSFKSQMKRADASGAAYAIIIGEDEVANQTATVKTLRAEGDGDAEKASAGNQSVVPFDAVSDYLVDQIVGAGDDHDHDHGDHDGHGHVHYHH; encoded by the coding sequence ATGTCTGAAAATAAGAAAGCCGAAAAAATCGTCGGCGTAAAAGGTATGAACGATGTCCTGCCGGCCGATGCCGCCTTGTGGGAATTGTTTGAAAACACGGTGGAGTCGGTGCTGAAGAGCTACGGTTTCCAGAAAATCCGCACGCCTATCGTCGAACCTACCGCCTTGTTTGCGCGCGGCCTCGGCGCTGTCACCGACATCGTCGAAAAGGAAATGTATTCCTTCACCGATGCGATGAACGGTGACAACCTGACCCTGCGCCCCGAGAGCACGGCCGGCGTGGTGCGCGCGGCGATCGAGCATAACCTGACTTACGACGGCCCCAAGCGGCTCTGGTACAGCGGCCCGATGTTCCGCCACGAGCGTCCGCAACGCGGCCGTTACCGCCAGTTCCACCAGGTCGGCGCCGAAGCGCTTGGTTTTACCGGCCCGGATATCGACGCCGAGCTGATCATGCTGTGCCAGCGGCTGTGGGACGACCTCGGCTTGCAGGACGTGAAGCTGCAACTGAATTCGATCGGCGATGCGGAAGAGCGCAACCGTCACCGCACCGACCTGATTACCTATTTTGAGCAGCACAAGGAACTGCTGGACGCCGATGCGCAGCGTCGCCTGCACTCCAATCCTTTGCGCATCCTGGACACCAAGAATCCGGCCATGCAGGAAATGGTCAACGGCGCGCCGCAACTGCTGTCCTACCTGGGCACGGAATCGCTGGCGCACTTCGAAGGCGTGCAAAAGATCCTGAACTACAACAATATTCCTTTCACCATCAACCCGCGCCTGGTGCGCGGCATGGACTACTACAACCGTACCGTCTTCGAATGGGTCACCGACCAGCTCGGCTCGCAAGGTACGGTATGCGGCGGCGGCCGTTACGATCCGCTGGTGGAAATGTTCGGCGGCAAGCCGACTCCGGCCTGCGGTTTTGCGATGGGCATCGAGCGCTTGCTGGAACTGATGCGCGCGAACGGCGAGCAAGCCGTGCGCAACGAGTGCGATGTGTACCTGGTGCATCAGGGCGAGGCGGCGCAGCTGCAATCGTTCGTGCTGGCAGAGCGTTTGCGCAATGCCGGGCTGGATGTTGTGCTACATTGCGCCTCGGCCAATGCCGGCGGCAGCTTCAAGTCGCAGATGAAGCGCGCTGATGCCAGCGGCGCGGCCTACGCCATCATTATCGGCGAAGACGAAGTGGCGAACCAGACCGCGACCGTCAAGACCTTGCGCGCCGAGGGCGACGGCGATGCCGAAAAAGCTAGTGCCGGCAATCAAAGTGTCGTACCTTTCGATGCGGTAAGCGATTATCTGGTCGACCAGATCGTCGGCGCCGGCGACGATCATGACCACGACCATGGTGATCATGATGGCCATGGACATGTTCACTATCATCATTAA